The following nucleotide sequence is from Alkalihalobacillus sp. LMS39.
AAATTATCAGAGAACATGATTTCACTTCCGGAAACATTCAACCGTGCGTGCATGATTAACTCTTTCGCATCCTCTGGTAATGGAAATTCAGGGCTTTGTGGGGATTCTCCAAATGTCATCATTTGTGATGCTTCTGTCTGAAAGGCATCTTTGTAAAATTCAACCGCTTCACGGCAGTTTCCATTAAATACTAAATATGCATGAACAGGCATTATATCAACTCCAATTCGTAACGTTGGTTGTTCATAGTTTATCCAACATTACAAAATACTAATTACACATGTTACAATATACGAAAGAAAGGAGGCTGATTTTTAATGGAATTTATCGTTGGAATCTTAGGTGTCCTCGCTTTAGTCGGTGTATTGTATTATATGGGTAAATCCGGTATGTCTTGGGGAAACGATGACGATAAAAACAAATAGAAATGATGTTTGCTTTCGGACATCTATTCCGTTATTTTACGTGAAACCCATGTTTTTTAAAAGCTAACGGACACCTGTTCCGTTACTACGTGATTATTATGGAGAAAATCTTTATATTTACGTGAATAACGTACCTGATGTCCGAACCGATAAAAACTATTGGTGTTGTACAATATTTTGTGTAAGACTTGAAAAACAAAAAAAGGTAGGGTAATCTCCGTATTGAGCGAAAATACATGAAAGGAGATACCTACCTATGGTACAAAGTATAAATGAAAACCCATTTGCAGATCAACTAGATAACATGGTTCGTGAATTTGTAAAACAGAAGCTTGAAT
It contains:
- a CDS encoding VOC family protein codes for the protein MPVHAYLVFNGNCREAVEFYKDAFQTEASQMMTFGESPQSPEFPLPEDAKELIMHARLNVSGSEIMFSDNFPGTPYTVGNNITLAVIMNKQEEITAAYEKLKQGGRVGMELQETFWSKWYGTVTDQFGVHWQLSLLS